The following DNA comes from Erigeron canadensis isolate Cc75 chromosome 3, C_canadensis_v1, whole genome shotgun sequence.
AACATTGTTGAGATAATAGAAAACCaaagaacaaaaatataaatagttaatTATAGGGAAACAAAGGAAAAATATGTAGATTTACAATTCTGTCCTcaaatatacaattattaataaaactaaGTTTTTGAAtagaataataatattataaatttttagattttttttttttttttttgcaatcagtatatatataaaaggaaacTTTCGCATTGCATTTTCAAGTTCTAAGTTGCAAAAAAAGTAAGgtagaataaaaaataaataaatggaaaaaaagttaaaaaaaaattattctcaAGTTTatgttaaagaaagaaaaagaaaaacaagttgatagttatattaaaaagataacaactatatagttttatagatatatatccatgtaatttattaagttaaaaggATAAACTTATAAATTTCACATTGTTCATTCCAATCTTCTCTATTTGGAAGGAAAGTTAAAATTTGTGGGATTAAGATCCActccatttttctttctttccattttAAATTAAACCTAAGAACAATATCTTTTaatgtttcttttattattattttctttcctttcttacttaaaaaacaaatcaaGAATGTAATATTAGTATTTTGTAACCCCTTTTTCCATTATTGAATACAAAAAACTTTTCATTTTCCTTAGCAATACATTTGGTTCGCTCCGTCGCCATCAATATTGACATTTTAAGTAGATGGAGTTTAAGGATGTTAATGGAAATCATGTTGATCCTGATATCAATTATCTGATTTCTTTAAAAGTTGCAAACTCGATTTGGTTAATGTTAATTTAAGAAGCAAGGAGTTAATTCACTCATGAGTCGAATCTTCCGGGTCAATTCATCAACTCAAATTATACATGTCGTATTCTAAAACAAAGCCCGAATCACCATTTTTATCCTACAAAGATTTTTCTCAATTCGTAAGCGAGTTTATTATGTCGGGTCAACTCAGGGGAGTACTGACGTGGGAGTACTGAGGTCAACTCAATTGAATATTGGAGTTTTACTTCCATTTTTAATGACCCAAATAGAGAACTTGGGCCAACCTCACCAGCTCGATCTAACATTCTACCGTCATTATCAATTTCAAATTTCATGAGCCCCACATTTAATACAGTATAGTTcatatttcaatttcaatacaATATATTTTATGATCCGGATGTTGATGATATcgtgcaaaaaaaaaaaaaaaatacatataagaTAATTTGGAATTCCTATGATATTCATGTAAGCTTTTAGTAATCTAAACCATAATGCTAAGGTGTCATATCTATTGATATATTTACCACATCAATAGTTTTGGTCAATATCACAAAGTTATATAATATGGTAAATATATCAATAGTTGTGGTATGAATCTTAATAATAGCTTGTAAAGAAAACCGAAACATTCTTTAAGccattttttcttaaataacaTTATCTTGTATTAAGATTGATAGAGTAATGACTTTATGGATACCATTTTCGACTTCTACTCTTGATTTAAATAAACACAAATTCTGTTGGTGGCGGTTTTGCTTTTGTGATAGATCATAATCACTTCCGCCCATGAGGTTCTTGGGATTCCGGCTGCCGCCTTGAGTTCGAGATTGCTAAGGATGTGGAGTTAAAGGATGTTAATAGAAACCATGTTGGTCTTGATATCAACTCTGTGTGTGAATATTAAGTTTGCAAAAATAGTgaaataaattttagttttgaaaGGATATATACATAGTTACGATTTTTTGTAAGAATAGTGaagcaattttttaaaaaagataagaaaaaaccACAACCcaaataataaatgattaaatttacGTAAAagcaaagttaaaaaaataaaataaatacaacacGGAGATTTGTATCGTAGAGCTGGTTTCATGAGTTAAGGTAGAGATTTGTGTTCGATTATTGGGGAGGCCGAAATATAGTATGTCATtaacataagaaaaatataGCCCTCATCATTTAGAAAACAAGATATTATACTCTGTAAGGGTTACGAATAGTCATGGTCAgctattctttttgttttaaaaagcTCACGCTTAACCCGGGTGGATTCTTGCTCGTATACTAAACGAGGTCTAAAATTGGCTCAAACTCGACTCAAACTCATAAAGGAAGCtcgtaattaatttcttaagtgTTGATCACAAGTAGAATACTAGTTGCTCGACACAATTTCAACCCTAGCAGCATGGTTCACAGCAACTAAGCTTCAAACTCACAAATTGCATCTTATGAGTTCACTAAACAGTAAACACTAAGCTATCTCTCAACCAACGATGAATGGAATAGCCGCATAGCCTTGACATGTATCGTAACTATTAAAAACTTGACCAAAACCTAATCCATAACAGTAACTAAGCATTTACAAAATCGTAATCAGAAACAAAATCCTAATCAGAATCTTTTCAGATTATAACTTCGAAATAACACTacgacataaaaaaaaaatcaatggcATCCTAATTTATGCAAAACCGGTTTTGAGACTGTATTTCAAGAATAGAAATGCTATGTTTTCACAAAAGCCATCATGCTGGGAACAGGCATACCTAAGTGGTGATCAACATCAATTCATGTAGAATTACTTGGGCAGCACACAAgacataaatatgcaaaaataACGACCACACCAACGCACCAAATCAGGCCACGTCctgaaataaaagaaatgcTTAATGCTGAACCAAGTTTTGAACACAATCTTGTACATAACACCTGGTTGAGTAAGATTTATAGTTACTGACCATATGTGTAACAGATTCCACTGCTTAATACCAGCAATGATCGACAACTAAAAACTAGAAATCACGACTCTCATGACTAATAAAACGAACAAGAAGGCTTCTACCTGAAGTATATCGAGACCTGGGgaatatcaacatcattatCTTCCTCATCCTCACAAGCCACTACCACATCAAAATGTCGTCTGTATGGCGGAAGATCAGCTTTAGCAATTTCTTTTGCGAGACTCACCATTTTTTTGTCCATTCTATCTTTATGCCTTGGGAACATACTATTATATAGCAAACAGCTTCCAAAAGATATGCTATAAGCATTCAGCCCTTTGTTTTTTAGCCATTGAAGAAGCTCTCTTAAAGTGGGGTCATCTCTCAAGATCCATCGGTCCCAGACAGTCCAGCTCAGATCCTGGTGTTTGATCACCTTTGGTGGAACGGGTTCAGCCATTGAGAATAGAGGAAGTGCAAGATTGGCAAAGGTGTTCCTGTAGTCTTCCACCTTGTGACCTCCATGCAGGACCTTGTAGAGCTCCAGGCAGACCAACCCAGTGGCCATGGCAGTAGCAGTTGCTATAGCAGGGATGATTCTACCAGCAATAAACTTGGCTTTGAGCTTATCGACTTCAGGAATACTGTAATTTCTAGCTCTCATATTGGCAAGTCCAGCAATTAGGTCCATGTGATAATTAGAGTCGTCATcctaaacataaacaaaaaaaaaattagataccACAGGTAATGAAACTGTATTATAGTTCAGGGATAGTTAGGATTGTCACTGtaataaatataacttttttaaaaatactctATGCATTGAAGTTTTATAAGTGATTTGAGTGGCCAGTGGGGTAACCCAACACGTCCATGTTACATTAGTGTGTATCAAATACAGCAACACAAGCCGGTGAGAAATATATATCACCAGCTCTTGGTAATATGCCTACTTGGTATAAAGGCCAGTGCTAATAACTGAAAACTTTCGAAAGATTGCAGGTTGTAACAAGTCAAACTcggtattaatattaattaatgatcTTGCTCAGTAGGAGGGCTTTCCCCCTTCTGTGCAGCCTGATTCTCTCTCTGGAAATGAGGGTGCCCTCGATTGACATTTATCATCGAATAAGGAATCCTTCCATGGATGAGAAGGTTGCTCAAAGCCGAAGAGAGCCCTGTGTCCCGCTGATAGAATGGAAAGGGAAGGGCCAGCATCGATAGACGCTCGAAAACCATCGGCGGAGGGGTCCCCTTTTCACCAAGGAAGGGACGATAGTATAAACATTTCCTTTTTCATACAGATAAATGCAGGTCACAAAATACTTATCTTGTAAATATAATTTGTGAGTCATACCATATACGGAGTAAAAAAACTTATAGCATTAATTCAACATAAGTCTATAATCTCGagtaaaaaataattgtatgcactaaaaagaatatttgaccCATCTACTTTTGAGCTACTTTACCTCGAATTCAACctgttattttttcaacttttacaaAAAGTACTGAGAATGAAATCAGAAAAAAcgaggaacatatattttttaaacctGTTATTTATTACCGATACAAGTATCGCTTTTTGGGTCTTTTCCTAACTAAAGCTTGAGTCTTCATTTAATGTGTCGCACACTCACACACGTATGCGGTGCGCCGCATCAAACTCAGGAAAAGTTTTTGCATGCGTTATTGGTTGAAACTGATCTTTCCATAGTATAGCATGGCCCAAGAAACCCTTTTCACATTCCATATAAAGATGCTTACTCAATGTTCAGTTTTGGATATCCCTATGTGCGTGTCTTTGTTATCATAGATGTAATTTTCAGATTTGCTATTGTTACAGAAAacttatagatatagaaatccATAGGGCATAAGTATATGTATTATGTACATAAATCTAAATATATGGAAAGACAGAGTATACCATTTAATATCTGGTATTACCAAACCGCTACCCATATCCAATCCACCCCAAATAAGAACCAAAACCGAATCCCGAGCAGGGCACGGTCTTTGAGAAAcagtttattatattttttcgGCAGTCATGCTCAACCCTAATTTAATGTAAATCGGTAACATTTGAACCTCTAAActtgaaaagaaaatgatgaaaacCACACTCATAACAAGCAGAGAGGGAGAAGAGAAAGAGCACCTTCTCAAACTGAATTGGGTTCATCCTGAAACCTAAAGGCAGCTTCTGGTGGCATAATTTTAACTTGTTGATTAAATCATCAATAACAGCAGAGTCATCAATGGATGCAGTGGCCATGCTTGTAGCTTTTTCATCTGTTACAATCTTTACATCCTTCTTGGGTTCGAATTCAGGAACAGTCACTTTGCTAACTGCATCAGCACACTTGTTAGGAGACTTGACCCACTCAGGAATTGGAATACCATATGTTTCAGCCCGTAGCACAGATGCTGCTATAACAAAGTTAAGGTGGCTTTGGTCTTCAACCGTGAACTGCAGAGGTCGAGGGAAACGCTTTGGGGCAGACCAAAAAGGCATCCCACTACTGTTATTAGCATCCTCAGGGAAAGTGAAGGTGAGCTGTTTCACACGATTAGCAAAGTAGTCTTCAAACCTGATTACAAAAGTATAAAAACACATAATGAGCAGGTCAGAATGTGATAGCAAAAAATAACTTGAATGCCAGCACGAAGAAAATCCTGCCAGCATCAaccaaattactttttgaacggATAAATTTGGGTATGTTTTATCTCTTACATGCCaaactaaaaaaattgattaaaaaagacaTTTTTTACAGCCGTTCAAAATACTGAGGCATGTATGGGTAGGAGAGGTTGATGCTTCGTAGTTTCCTAAAGCGTACTTCAAAGCATAAATcctactttaattatattcattCAAAAACGATTGCAATGGAACAAAAGGTCTATGACCATATTTGACACACTGCTCTGGGAAAGTGTTCAAAAGACTCAAACTTCAACATTAGTCACTcatatgaaaaacaattaaccaCCTTGGCTCAACCCTGCTTAGGTAAATGGGTCAACTCGGATAAAACTTTTCCTCTTAAAGCCCCAATGgaaaaactaatatattaatAGGGTTGGGATCAAATAAAAAGGATCAATCAAGATAAATGCTGAGCAAACAATTATCTGCTTAGACTTCTATATAATAGATTTCTTATTTCTGCATCTATTTTTTGGTGTtgcaccataaaaaaaaaatcaacggaaaaatttatttttcttttgaaaggcaAAAATCAACAAGATTTATGTTTCACAATATTGTCCGAAGTTCGTAATTGCATAACATTTTCACAGTATGTGAGACAATACACTTTTGATGCAAAACCTGAATTCAATCCATTACGAATGACCCaacggtatatatatatatatatatgggttgaatGGGTAAATGGGTCAGAAGTCACCCAAAGAGTATTCATATAAAATCTCCTAAACCGTTTTAAAACATAGATGATCCTTGTAACGGTAAAGCTAGCTTGATTATACTTAAAACTTCATTATTTATAGATTCAAGAAACAGAAAGACAATGCAATGTGTTCTTTTTTGGAAAAGCAACGCAAAGAAAAGAGTGTTGAATCGCATCCCGCACAAACACTTACACACATGTTACCAATTACCCGCCCCACCCACATTGCCAGATCTACCAATTGTTGAATCAGCTGTATCAAACgataaatacaaaaagaaaaaacttactTTAGTCGGGCCCATGATATGCAGTCCATAAATGATTCGCATCGCTCCTTTTCTAAGCATTCAAGTACACGTTCCAAGTTATCCCTAGCCTGAGCATCACCAGCTTTGACCATGCCAGAAGTATATTCACTTGGATTGGACAGATAAGCATTTGCTTCAGCAGGTGTCTTCTCAAGCAATCCTTCAAACTCTGATCGAGCCCAAGTCAAACAGTGGTCAATGTTGTGTGGGAATGAATGCACTGTACACATAGGTGCTTGTTTCTCAGGTGGGTCCCTAGACGCACCATAGTTCTCTGTCAAGTGAGGGATGACCATCTGTGTGTTACACTTGGCACCTAAAGTTCCCGACTCTAGAAGTggcttttgaaaatataaacacCGCTGATCAATATAAAGCCGTGCATTCACATTGTCAAGAGCGTTGACAACAACACTAAGATTCTCCCAAAAAGTATCATCAAACACATTTTCAGAATCTGGGCTGGCCCGATTTTGAAGTGCTTCAATATGAAAACTAGGGTTTATCAAGGAAGCAGCAGTTGCAGCAACGGTTGACTTAGCTTGACCAATGTTCCAATCTCGAAACAAAAACTGCCTGCTAAGGTTGCTTTTCTCAATAACATCGTCATCAGTAATTGTTAGCTTTCCTCCATTCCCACAAGAAACGCCCATCAATgctaaatttttcaaaaactcaCAGCCTAGTGCACCAGCTCCCACAACAAAAACTTTAGCTTCCTCTAACTGTTTCTGAAGTTTAGCCCCGAAAACTGAGATCTGAGCATCATAACGGGTATTCAATGGCTTCAAGTCATTTGGATCCAAAGGCTCAACAGGAAGCGACTCCAGAGAGTCAAAATAGAAAAACTGTTCAACACAGAGAAAATCAAAAGGCATTGTAAAGACTAAAGATGTATTACAAACtctaaaaaatagaaatatctAAGCATGCAAGAGAGATGTTTGAATGCGCATTTCCAAAGTTATAGATGTTAAATTGAATAACCAGAGTCATAGACATCTGTAAGAACTATTTAAGGAAGACCAAAGATGACGTTATTGCAATGAAAAATTCATAAATACGTAAAAATGGTTAGTAAAATGAAAACACCAGTTCTTAACGCAGAAACTGTATATAACCTGCTATTCAAAGCAATTTTTCTAACCCATAATTAATCTGATAATTGAGACATTAATCTAAAGTGACTGTTGCAACATAATCGTTTACAAAATTTTGCAACGATCCAAATGTTGAAACTTTATCAGTTCCAATATGATTTAGTAATCAAGGTAGAAACTTTGACTTATTAACGTATATACTGCTAACTTGGGTGAGTTGAGTTTATATTTGAAACGGGTCAAAAATAACTCTACGAGCTGGTCAAACAGGTCAAACAGAAAGTCTTACATGTTCTATTCAAAGAATTAGCAAGTTTTTTCTCAGTAAGTTTTAATTTCTTTACACATAacattataaaagaaaaataaaatgtttcaaCCAAGCGGAATCCATCCCGCCCAAATTTAAAACATACTAAAGGTAATC
Coding sequences within:
- the LOC122591042 gene encoding ubiquitin-activating enzyme E1 1-like isoform X1, with product MLPGKRSGGGEVVVDDLLIKRTKLDNLISSAAATTSTSTGTSSSVATMGGNNSNGTTNGKMPIGGDSNQSDIDEDLHSRQLAVYGRETMRRLFASNVLVSGMQGLGAEIAKNLILAGVKSVTLHDVGNVELWDLSSNFIFTEDDLGKNRALASIQKMQELNNSVVISTLTTELTTEQLSEFQAVVFTDISLEKAIEFDNFCHTHEPPIAFIKSEVRGLFGSVFCDFGPNFTVSDVDGEDPHTGIIASISNDNPPLVTCVDDERLEFQDGDLVVFSEVHGMSELNDGKPRRVINSKPYSFSIEEDTTNFGAYKKGGIVTQLKQPKVLNFKPLNEALKDPGEFLLSDFSKFDRPPLLHLLFQALDKFVVELGRYPVAGCEEDARKFVSVVTRMNNELEDGKLEEIDEKIVRNFAFGARAVLNPMAAMFGGIVGQEVVKACSAKFHPLLQFFYFDSLESLPVEPLDPNDLKPLNTRYDAQISVFGAKLQKQLEEAKVFVVGAGALGCEFLKNLALMGVSCGNGGKLTITDDDVIEKSNLSRQFLFRDWNIGQAKSTVAATAASLINPSFHIEALQNRASPDSENVFDDTFWENLSVVVNALDNVNARLYIDQRCLYFQKPLLESGTLGAKCNTQMVIPHLTENYGASRDPPEKQAPMCTVHSFPHNIDHCLTWARSEFEGLLEKTPAEANAYLSNPSEYTSGMVKAGDAQARDNLERVLECLEKERCESFMDCISWARLKFEDYFANRVKQLTFTFPEDANNSSGMPFWSAPKRFPRPLQFTVEDQSHLNFVIAASVLRAETYGIPIPEWVKSPNKCADAVSKVTVPEFEPKKDVKIVTDEKATSMATASIDDSAVIDDLINKLKLCHQKLPLGFRMNPIQFEKDDDSNYHMDLIAGLANMRARNYSIPEVDKLKAKFIAGRIIPAIATATAMATGLVCLELYKVLHGGHKVEDYRNTFANLALPLFSMAEPVPPKVIKHQDLSWTVWDRWILRDDPTLRELLQWLKNKGLNAYSISFGSCLLYNSMFPRHKDRMDKKMVSLAKEIAKADLPPYRRHFDVVVACEDEEDNDVDIPQVSIYFRTWPDLVRWCGRYFCIFMSCVLPK
- the LOC122591042 gene encoding ubiquitin-activating enzyme E1 1-like isoform X2, with amino-acid sequence MLPGKRSGGGEVVVDDLLIKRTKLDNLISSAAATTSTSTGTSSSVATMGGNNSNGTTNGKMPIGGDSNQSDIDEDLHSRQLAVYGRETMRRLFASNVLVSGMQGLGAEIAKNLILAGVKSVTLHDVGNVELWDLSSNFIFTEDDLGKNRALASIQKMQELNNSVVISTLTTELTTEQLSEFQAVVFTDISLEKAIEFDNFCHTHEPPIAFIKSEVRGLFGSVFCDFGPNFTVSDVDGEDPHTGIIASISNDNPPLVTCVDDERLEFQDGDLVVFSEVHGMSELNDGKPRRVINSKPYSFSIEEDTTNFGAYKKGGIVTQLKQPKVLNFKPLNEALKDPGEFLLSDFSKFDRPPLLHLLFQALDKFVVELGRYPVAGCEEDARKFVSVVTRMNNELEDGKLEEIDEKIVRNFAFGARAVLNPMAAMFGGIVGQEVVKACSAKFHPLLQFFYFDSLESLPVEPLDPNDLKPLNTRYDAQISVFGAKLQKQLEEAKVFVVGAGALGCEFLKNLALMGVSCGNGGKLTITDDDVIEKSNLSRQFLFRDWNIGQAKSTVAATAASLINPSFHIEALQNRASPDSENVFDDTFWENLSVVVNALDNVNARLYIDQRCLYFQKPLLESGTLGAKCNTQMVIPHLTENYGASRDPPEKQAPMCTVHSFPHNIDHCLTWARSEFEGLLEKTPAEANAYLSNPSEYTSGMVKAGDAQARDNLERVLECLEKERCESFMDCISWARLKFEDYFANRVKQLTFTFPEDANNSSGMPFWSAPKRFPRPLQFTVEDQSHLNFVIAASVLRAETYGIPIPEWVKSPNKCADAVSKVTVPEFEPKKDVKIVTDEKATSMATASIDDSAVIDDLINKLKLCHQKLPLGFRMNPIQFEKDDDSNYHMDLIAGLANMRARNYSIPEVDKLKAKFIAGRIIPAIATATAMATGLVCLELYKVLHGGHKVEDYRNTFANLALPLFSMAEPVPPKVIKHQDLSWTVWDRWILRDDPTLRELLQWLKNKGLNAYSISFGSCLLYNSMFPRHKDRMDKKMVSLAKEIAKADLPPYRRHFDVVVACEDEEDNDVDIPQVSIYFRCYVQDCVQNLVQH